One part of the Kryptolebias marmoratus isolate JLee-2015 linkage group LG2, ASM164957v2, whole genome shotgun sequence genome encodes these proteins:
- the kcne4 gene encoding potassium voltage-gated channel subfamily E member 4, translated as MEHLENCTTDSESLFLHAQSPVASQADRGDGDAYLYILIVMSFYAVFVCGIMLGYFRAKRREKKRVNIFTRLVHELEQREWGALPTKKHSLSSPSAHVSLPFCCNHGNHFGHPRFDGPLACALCTEQSSVSSLCSSVDTRVTIEEEADGSPGHGQEESGVQPDSG; from the coding sequence ATGGAGCACCTGGAAAACTGCACCACGGACTCTGAGAGCCTGTTCCTGCACGCGCAGAGCCCCGTGGCCTCCCAGGCGGACAGAGGCGACGGGGACGCGTACCTCTACATCCTGATCGTCATGTCTTTCTACGCAGTGTTCGTCTGCGGCATCATGCTCGGTTACTTCCGCGCCAAGaggagggagaagaagaggGTCAACATTTTCACGCGCCTGGTGCACGAGCTGGAGCAGCGGGAGTGGGGCGCTTTGCCCACCAAGAAgcacagcctctcctccccttCTGCTCACGTGTCCCTGCCGTTCTGCTGTAACCACGGCAACCACTTTGGACACCCCCGGTTCGACGGGCCGCTGGCGTGCGCCCTGTGCACGGAGCAGAGCAGCGTCAGCTCCTTGTGCTCGTCCGTGGACACGCGCGTCACCATCGAGGAGGAGGCTGACGGGAGCCCGGGGCACGGGCAGGAGGAGAGCGGGGTCCAGCCCGATTCAGGCTGA